The DNA region CCTGGGCGGAAACGCCCAGGCCTCATTGAAGCATGCCCGGAGGCACCCATGCCCGAAATCCCATCCCCCCCCTTCCTGGGCGGAAACGCCCAGGCCTCATTGAAGCCCTTGCTAGCGGGGATCTTGATCGCATGGGGCGCCCCCTTCCTGGGCGGAAACGCCCAGGCCTCATTGAAGCGCGCGAACGCGGGCCTGGGCGAGGTCGTGGACGATGGCCCTTCCTGGGCGGAAACGCCCAGGCCTCATTGAAGCCGTCGAATGTCTTTGGAATGCGTAGCCATGTTGAAAGCCCTTCCTGGGCGGAAACGCCCAGGCCTCATTGAAGCTTTGATGGCCACAGCTGCACGTCTTCGCGCCGCAGGATCCCTTCCTGGGCGGAAACGCCCAGGCCTCATTGAAGCGCGATATTGGTTCTCGCCCTGCGCGCGGTCGATCACCTCGGCCCTTCCTGGGCGGAAACGCCCAGGCCTCATTGAAGCTGCGCGGGGTTGAACGATGGACAAGAGGTTGACGGACCCTTCCTGGGCGGAAACGCCCAGGCCTCATTGAAGCGCCGGGCCGCACGGTCACCGTCTCCGTCAGCTCCACCCCCTTCCTGGGCGGAAACGCCCAGGCCTCATTGAAGCATGCATATCCCAGGATGCAACTACACACTTAGAACCGCCCTTCCTGGGCGGAAACGCCCAGGCCTCATTGAAGCAAGCGCCGCCTGCTGGCAATCGCCCCTGGTGCCGTCCCCTTCCTGGGCGGAAACGCCCAGGCCTCATTGAAGCGTGGAAGGCTGACCCGACGGCGCCGCGCCACGGTGCGGCCCTTCCTGGGCGGAAACGCCCAGGCCTCATTGAAGCGCGCTCGAAATACACGGTCCAGCCGGAATCTCCGCAGCCCTTCCTGGGCGGAAACGCCCAGGCCTCATTGAAGCCTGGGGTTCGGCGGCGGGCGGTGGACTTCGGACATGCCCTTCCTGGGCGGAAACGCCCAGGCCTCATTGAAGCGTCGGCACCTTCGAAGACGCGATGCAGTTTCTCGAAGACCCTTCCTGGGCGGAAACGCCCAGGCCTCATTGAAGCCGCGGCCTCGGGAGGCATGGCCTCGTGCCACTGGCCGTCCCTTCCTGGGCGGAAACGCCCAGGCCTCATTGAAGCCGCCGGCCGTGAGGCCGTCGCCGGGCTGAGCGCCCCCCCTTCCTGGGCGGAAACGCCCAGGCCTCATTGAAGCCGGCGTGATCTTGCCCGGGTTGCGGCGGGAGAGGCGGCCCTTCCTGGGCGGAAACGCCCAGGCCTCATTGAAGCGTCGAAAGAGTGTGATCAAGCTGCTGCTGTGCATCGCCCTTCCTGGGCGGAAACGCCCAGGCCTCATTGAAGCCCGACGCGACATAGACGGTGTTGGTCTTGTGCCAGCGGCCCCCTTCCTGGGCGGAAACGCCCAGGCCTCATTGAAGCTGGGGCTGATCGTCGCCTTCCTGCCGCCGAAGGCCCCCTTCCTGGGCGGAAACGCCCAGGCCTCATTGAAGCCGGAGGGAAACCACCAGCCGAGCAACGTCGCTCGGCTTGCCCTTCCTGGGCGGAAACGCCCAGGCCTCATTGAAGCGACGCATGAAGTTCGTACCGGTGGCGTCCCGCGCATATCCCCTTCCTGGGCGGAAACGCCCAGGCCTCATTGAAGCCCTGCCGACCCTGATCTGCAGCTTGTCGATGTCGAGCCGCCCTTCCTGGGCGGAAACGCCCAGGCCTCATTGAAGCCGCCGCTCTATGAGTTCGTCGCCACGCGGTCCATCACGCCCCTTCCTGGGCGGAAACGCCCAGGCCTCATTGAAGCTGGCCCATCGTCTATGACAGGAACGCCCTGCCCTTCGAGCCCTTCCTGGGCGGAAACGCCCAGGCCTCATTGAAGCAGATAGACGCTCTGGCGGGGCGTGCCGCCGATGTAGACTCGCCCTTCCTGGGCGGAAACGCCCAGGCCTCATTGAAGCGCCATTCCCCTTGTCGCTCTGGTCAAATTGGGCAACCCTTCCTGGGCGGAAACGCCCAGGCCTCATTGAAGCTGCCATACAGGCCAGGACTTCACGACCTTTCTGGGAAATCCCCTTCCTGGGCGGAAACGCCCAGGCCTCATTGAAGCGACTCCCAACGGACGCTGACGAAATGGGGCGCACGCCGCCCCTTCCTGGGCGGAAACGCCCAGGCCTCATTGAAGCTTGAACACTGCGGCGGAACACCCCATCGTGGTAACGCCCTTCCTGGGCGGAAACGCCCAGGCCTCATTGAAGCAATGATATGGCTCTCTCGGGCTTCGTCATTGTAGACCCCCCTTCCTGGGCGGAAACGCCCAGGCCTCATTGAAGCAGCAAGAACTATGTGGATCGAAACATCCTCAATCTTGAACCCTTCCTGGGCGGAAACGCCCAGGCCTCATTGAAGCAACTTCACGATCTCAATGGCTGTTTTGTCATCAATAACCCTTCCTGGGCGGAAACGCCCAGGCCTCATTGAAGCAGCAGTCCAGCGGATGCGGCGGTGGTTGGACAACCGCCCCTTCCTGGGCGGAAACGCCCAGGCCTCATTGAAGCAGCCCCAGGTAGCCCAGCTTGTAGGTCTGGCTGGCTTCCCCTTCCTGGGCGGAAACGCCCAGGCCTCATTGAAGCGCGTCCGACAGGTTGGCGCCCGACAGGTGGGCGCGCCCCTTCCTGGGCGGAAACGCCCAGGCCTCATTGAAGCCCGGGTCAGGGTAGGCCATGAGACGGCCATCCGGCACCCTTCCTGGGCGGAAACGCCCAGGCCTCATTGAAGCGACACAGACAGCAACAAGGCCACCTCATCGGGTGGCCCTTCCTGGGCGGAAACGCCCAGGCCTCATTGAAGCGGTTTTGGCTGAGTTTCGCACCGCTGCGGGATAATCCCCTTCCTGGGCGGAAACGCCCAGGCCTCATTGAAGCTCTACCGGCAGCAATGCCGGCAGATCCTGATCGGGGCCCTTCCTGGGCGGAAACGCCCAGGCCTCATTGAAGCTGAATGCTGGGGCATCATGTCCGGCCGTCATCCCGACCCTTCCTGGGCGGAAACGCCCAGGCCTCATTGAAGCCCGTGGAAAGTGACCGATCTGCGTTTGCTATGAACTGAGCCCTTCCTGGGCGGAAACGCCCAGGCCTCATTGAAGCCGTCAACCCAATCAGCCAGACCCCTGGGTGCGGGCTCCCTTCCTGGGCGGAAACGCCCAGGCCTCATTGAAGCTGAATGCGCATTTGTTTCTCCATTTCTTCAGGCGGCCCCCCTTCCTGGGCGGAAACGCCCAGGCCTCATTGAAGCTTGCTTTCCGCCGCCTGCGCCGTCATCCTTTGGGGCGCCCTTCCTGGGCGGAAACGCCCAGGCCTCATTGAAGCAAATGGAGCGTCAGGCGCTCCCAGGGGGAGCGGTCGGACTCTTCCTGGGCGGAAACGCCCAGGCCTCATTGAAGCCACAAGGCGATAGCGGCGCCCCAGCTCGGCCCGCGCTCTTCCTGGGCGGAAACGCCCAGGCCTCATTGAAGCTTGCTTTCCGCCGCCTGCGCCGTCATCCTTTGGGGCGCCCTTCCTGGGCGGAAACGCCCAGGCCTCATTGAAGCAAATGGAGCGTCAGGCGCTCCCAGGGGGAGCGGTCGGACTCTTCCTGGGCGGAAACGCCCAGGCCTCATTGAAGCCACAAGGCGATAGCGGCGCCCCAGCTCGGCCCGCGCTCTTCCTGGGCGGAAACGCCCAGGCCTCATTGAAGCAAGGCAGTAGAGGCGCCGGCGGTCGGCTCCGCCGGAACAGCCCTTCCTGGGCGGAAACGCCCAGGCCTCATTGAAGCACCTCCACCCAGGTGTACTGCGGCAAAGTCCTCGCCACCCCCTTCCTGGGCGGAAACGCCCAGGCCTCATTGAAGCTCGAAGGTGGCCAGCGACAGCCCGGTGCGCTCCACCCCCTTCCTGGGCGGAAACGCCGTAAGCGTCGTCTGAGTGCTGCCTTGCGGGAGGAGTGTGCCGCGTGCTGAAAGCTGGACGTCGGCGGCACCGGTGGGTGTGGCTGGCTTGGCATCGTGGCAAGCAGCGTGGTTTGCACTGTGGCAGTCCAACGTATCGAGGTCATCACCGGCGCCGGCGGGCGGCGCACCTACTCGGCCGAGGAGAAGATCCGCTTGGTCGGCGAGGCCCACGGCGGGCGCGGCGCCGTCGTCGCGGTGGCCCGCCGCCACGGCGTGTGCACCAGCCTGATCTACCGCTGGCGCCGACAGTTCAAGAGCGGAGAACTGTCTGCCGCGGCGCCCTCCTTCGTGCCGGTTCATGTGTTGGAGGGGCCGCCGTCCGCCGGCCTGCTCTCTCCCACCAAGACGCCGTCGGCGCCGGAGCCGGCACCCTCAGCCGAGCGCCGTGCCGCCCTGGTCGAGGTGGTTCTCGCCAACGGCCGCGTGCTGCGCGTCGCCGAGGATATCGCCCCGGCCACGCTGCGCCGACTGGTCGGCGCGTTGGATTCGCCATGATCTCGGTTCCCGCCGGGGTGCGGGTCTATCTGGCGATGGGCGCCACCGACATGCGCAAGGGCATGGACGGGTTGGCCATGCTCGCCCAGCAGGTCCTTCAGCAGGACCCGTTCGCCGGCCATTTGTTTGTTTTCCGGGGCCGCCGAGGGGATTGAGCGTCATTCAGCATACAGTTTCGAGTCGGCTCGCGTGGAGTATCCGTGGCACCCGCTGTACGGGAAGACATTGAGGGTGGTGAGCCGGACAGTACGTGGTGGTCACTCCGTCCTGTGGCTCGAGGAACGCCCTGATACCGCCCGGGAATTGCCGGCCTGGATGTGCGACGCGGCCTACTGCCTTGATATGGCGGCATTGTGTCCGCCGCAGACCACAGTCGCAGCCCTTAGCGCATTGGCGGCAGTTCTCTCGGATCTGCGGGACTCGATCGGCGACGGCGCAGCATCGGACAACTCACCCACGGAGGAGGTTGCCGATGACCAGACGACCGCGGCCGACGTCCCAACTCTCGCTCGCTCTCTCTGTTCCGCTTCAGGACATCGCCGTTCCGGACGAAGTCGTGCAAGTACTGGCGGATCTCCTCTTGGAAGCTGTGGGCGCCCATCTCGACATGGAGAACAGGGAGGAGGCCCATGAGCACCAAGATCACCGTTGATCATCTGGGCCGCGGTGCCGCGATCTATGTTCGCCAATCCACACCTGGTCAATTGATCAACCACACGGAAAGCCGTCGCCGACAGTATGACTGCGTATTTCGGCGAATTCGCCCAGGCGTTTCGGTTGAAAGCGCCCACCGTTTCGGCGAAAGCGCCCACCCGAATTGCAAGCTGGTGGGAGCCGGGGCCGAACCCTGGATTTACGTTATGAAGGTTGTGGGTTTGGTTGCCAAGCACCGGCCTTAGGTGTCGGGGGTTTCGCTGGCGGCATCGGCCTTGGTGCGGCGCATGGAGTCGCCATGCAGGTCGATGCGGTAGGCCCGATGCACGAGGCGGTCGAGGATGGCGTCGGCGTAGGTGGCATCGCCGATGAGCCGATGCCAGTTGGCCACGGGAACTTGGGTGGCCAGCATGGTTGCGGCCCGGTCGTGGCGGTCATCGATCACCTCCATCAGGTCCAGGCGCTGAGGCGCGGTCAGCTCGGTCATCGCCCAGTCATCCAGGATCAGCAGGTCGAGCCGGGCGATCCGTCGCAGCAGCCGGGCGAGCGAACCGTCCAGGCGGGCGGTGGCCAGATCGTCCAGCAGGCGGGTCAGCCGGGTGTAGAGTACGCTGTGGCCTTCCCGCGCCGCCTGGTTGCCGAGTGCACAGGCCAGCCAGGTCTTGCCGATCCCGGTCGGGCCGGTGATCAGAACCGGCCGGTTCTCCTTCACCCAGCGCCCGGTGGCCAGCTCGCGCACAACACCGCGATCGAGCCCACGCGGGGTGCGCAGGTCGAGGTCCTCCAGGCAGGCCGTCTGGCGCAGCCGGGCACGTTTCAGTCGGCTGGCGAGTGCGGTGTTGGCGCGCTCTGCCGCTTCCCGCTCGATCAGCGTGCCCAACTGCTCGTCGAAGGCCAGTTGGCCGCGATCGGGCAGGCGTTCCAGCGCCTCCAACCCCTTGGCCATGCCGTACAGCCGCAACTGGCGCAGCCGCTCGTGGTTGACGTGCTTCATCATCGTATCTCCGTCAGTGATAGTAGGAAGGGCCGCGCAGATTGGTGTGCTCGCCGGCACCGGCCGCGTCCGCCGTTGTGGCCGGGGGAGCGGTCAACCAGCGCTGGACGTAGCGGTAGGATCCGACGTTGGCCTCCAGCGCCGCCTGGCAGGCTTGCTCCAGCCGGCTGGTGCCGTGGGTGGCCGCCAAGCGGATCAGGCCGATCCCGGCCCGCACCGCCTGTTCGGGGTGATCGGCGCCGGCCAGGATGCGTTCGAACAGCAGCGCGGCGGCCGGGCCGATGGCGGCCAGTTCGGTCTGGATGGCATCGGGGGTGAAGCGGGCGACGGCCCGGTGGTTGGCGGGGCGATGGGCGTCCAGCGTCACGGTGGCGCCGTCCTGCCGGCGGACATGGCAGGCCATCCGCTTGCCGCGCAGGAAGACGCTGATCACGCCGGCGGTGCTGTGCACGTCGACCGTCTTGCCGATCAGCGTGTGGGGCACCGAGTAGACGCCGCCGTCGAGAGCGAGATGATAGTCGGGCGGGACCTTGTGGCGCGCCCAGGTGCCCGGCACGAAGCGGTCCGGCGGCAAGGGGCGCAGGGTCGGCTGCTCCTCGGCGGCGAACAGGCCGGCGCGCGTGTCCTGCGGCCGGCGGCTCAAGGGAGCGGCATTGAGGGTGGCCAGCTTGTCGCGCAAGGCCGCGTTGGCGGCGTCCAGCGTGGCGAAGGGCGTATCGCGCAGCGGGGCCAGCACCCGCCGCTCGACCTGCTGCACGCCGTTCTCGGCGCTGGGCTTGTCGCGCGGGCGCCGCACCCGGGCCGGCAGGACGGCGGTGCGGTAGTGCCGGGCGAGATCGTGATAAGCCGGGTTGATCGCCGGATCGTAGAAGGAGGCGTGGCTGACGCCGACCTTGAGGTTATCCGGCACCAGCTTGCCCGGCACGCCGCCCAGATGTTCGAACAGCCGGGTGTGGGAGGCCAGCCACTCCTCCGCCTGCTGGGTCCAGGTCGCCTCGGCATAGACGTAGCCCGAATACGGCAGGCAGGCGACAAACACCTGGGCCTGCCGCGCCTCAGCGCCGAGCCCGACGGTCAGCGTCATCCCAGCGTAATCAACCTCGATCGCCGCCCCCGGCCGATGTTCCCGGCGCAGACGCGGCTCGGCATGAGCACCCTGCCATGCCCGGAAATGCTGGACGAATTGGGTGTAGCGATAGCCGCCGGGATGGACCTCCAGGTATTCCTCCCACAGCAGCCGCAGCGTTACGCCACGGCGGCCGAGTTCCCGGCTGATGTGCCGCCAGTCGGGCACCGGGCGCGCCGACGTGACCGGAGGCGGGAACAGCCGCTCCTCCAGCTCGACGTCCGTCCAGCCCAGCACATCCGCGTACTGCAGCCCGGAGGCCCGTAGCCGCTCCAGGTAATCGCGCACGGTGCTGCGCGGCAGCCGGCAGGCATCGGCAATCTGCCGTTGGCTGGCGCCAAACTCATCCCGCAGACGAAGGACTTCTCTGATCCGCCGCATGTCCGACCTCGCTCGGGGCATCCCGATCCTCCTTGGCCTGTGCCGTGGAAAGATCATGGGGATGCCAAAGGCTGGTTCGGACCCCGATACCACCACTCCTACGGGTGGGCGAATTCACCGAAACGGCTGGGCGCTTTCACCGTTCTGCCCGGGCGCTTTCCGCCGTTCCCGCTGGGTGCTTTCCGCCGAAATATGCAAGTATGACTTGGCTGACGCCGCACGGGCGGCTGGGTTCGTCGATGTCATGATCATCGATGAGGACCTTGGCCGCTCCGGTTCCGGCCTCGAATGCCGTCCTGGCTTTCAGAAGCTGGTGGCGGCGGTCTGCGCCGGCACCGTCGGTGCCGTCTCTTGCATCGAGGCATCGCGGCTGGCCCGCAACGGCCGGGATTGGCACCACCTCATTGACCTTTGTGCTCTGGCTGGGGCGTTGGTCGTCGACCCAGATGAGGTCTATGATCCAAGGCTGCTGAACGACCGCCTTCTGCTCGGCCTGAAGGGAACAATGTCGGAGTACGAACTCAGCCTGCTGCGTCAACGCGGCATCGAAGCCCGAGACGGAAAAGCCCGTAGGGGCGAACTGCGGTTCACGCTACCGCCCGGCTACTGCTGGAACGAGGCCGGACGGATCGAAATCGATCCTGACGCGCGCGTTGCCGGCGCGATCCGGATGCTGTTCAGCAAGTTCCGCGAACTGGGCAGCGCCCGCCAAGTTTTTCTCTGGGCGCGCGCCGCCGAGCTGTCACTCCCCGTCGTGCGGCGCAACCTCATCGCCTGCAAAATCCTTTGGCAGCCGCCGGCCTACCACACGGTGATCCAGGTCCTGCAGAACCCGATCTATGCCGGCGCCTACGTGTTCGGCCGACGGGGTAATCGGACTCGCGTTGTCGAGGGTCGGGCTCGGAAGACGAGCGGGCATAAACGAGAGCGCACCGACTGGAATACCCTGCTGCGCGACAACCACGAGGGCTACATCACCTGGGCCGAGTTCGAGGAGCATCAGCGCATGCTCGAGGAAAATGCCCACATGCAGAAGCGTGCCGCCCGCAAAGCTGGCCGTGGTGGCCGTGCTCTGTTGACCGGGCTGGTCCGGTGCGGGCACTGCGGTCGCAAGATGCGGGTCTTCTACGGCATGCAGTCGGGGCATGCCCACCGGTACCAATGCCGAGGTGACGATGCCCATGTCGGTGTCGGTCTGTGCATCGGCATCGGCGGTATTCGTGTCGACCGGGCGGTCGTGGCGCAGATGCTGGAAGCCGTCTCTACCAGAGCGGTGGAGGCTGCCCTGCTTGCCGCCGACCAGGCGGCTGCGGCGGGGGCGGAAGAGCGGGCAGCGCTGGAGCGCGAGTTGGAGGCGGCCCGCTATGATGCCTCGTTGGCGGCTCGCCGGTACGACCTCGTGGAGCCGGAAAAGCGCCATGTTGTGAGAGAACTGGAAGCGCGCTGGAATACGGCTCTGGAACGGGTGGCGCAGATCGAACGTCGGATTGCCGAGGCCGAGGCGCGCTCATCGGCGCGCCCAAGGGTGAACAGGGCGGCTCTTCTGGGGTTGGCTCACGATCTGTCGGCGGCCTGGAATGCACCGACAGCGGACACGCGAACTCGGCAACGTCTGACCCGGCTACTCGTGGAGGAGGTGGTGATCGACCTCGACGACACAGCGCACGAGGCGGTGCTGCGGATCCACTGGGTAGGTGGCCGACACACCGAACTGCGTGTCCCACGGGCCAGGACCGGGCGTCGAGCGAACAAAGCACATCCAGGAGCGGTGGAGGTCGTGCGCAAGCTGTCCGGGCATTGGCCGGATCATGAGATCTCCGTCACGTTGAACCGCATGAAGTGCCGAAGCGATAACGGAGAGACCTGGACGACCGTGAAGGTTCGGTTGTTGCGGGAGCGACTTGGCCTTTCCGATTTCGACCCGACTGTACCCCGTCCCGAGACGCTGACGGCCGACAAGGCAGCGAAGCGGCTCGGCATCTCGATTCCCTCCGTACACCGCCTTATTCAGCGTGGGATCCTGCCGGCAACGCAGCTTGTCTCATCGGCCCCGTGGCACATTCCCGTGGCAGCCTTGGACACGGACGCCGTGCGAACGGGCGTGAACGAGATTAAGGCGCGGCGCCCCAAGAACCTCATTGATTATCAAAGAGATGAGACGATGCCGCTGCCAGGATTGTGAAAGGAGGGATGCACTATGTCACGCGATTTGGCGATCTGGTGAAGATCATCTGGTATGACGGCCAGGGCAGTTGCCTGTTCATGAAGAGGCTGGAACGGGGGCGTTTCATCTGGCCGACGCCGGCGGATGGCGCGGTGTCGATCTCGGTCGGGCAGATGGGCTATCTGCTCGAGGGCATCGACTGGCGCAACCCGCAGAAGACCTGGCGTCCCGAGGCCGCGGGGTGACTGCGACACGGTGAATCGACGCACCGGTTCAGGGGCGATTGCGGCGGCTCAACGGCACGTTCCCAGGTAAACTGGCGCCATGACCGCCGCCCCGCTCCCCTCCACCTCGGCCGACGACGTCGCCAACTTGCGCGCTGCCTTGGCGCAGGCCGAGGCGCGGGCGGACGCGGCGGAAGCCGAAGCGGCGCGGGCCAAGGCGATGGCGTCGAATACCGAGGCGCTGATCGCCAGCCTGAAGCTGGAAATCGAGAAACTCCGGCGCGAACTCTACGGCACACGCTCCGAGCGCAAGGCGCGTCTGCTGGACCAGTTGGAGTTCCAGCTCGAAGAGCTGGAAGCGACGGCCAGCGAGGACGAGTTGGCGGCCGAGCAGGCCGCTGCCAAAACCACCGCGGTGGCGGCCTTTACCCGCAAACGGCCATCACGCCAACCCTTTCCCGACCACCTGCCGCGCGAGCGCGTCGTTGTGCCGGCACCGGCGAGCTGCCCGTGCTGCGGCTCGGACAAGCTGTGCAAGCTGGGCGAGACGATCACCGAGACGCTGGAGGTGATCCCGCGCCACTGGAAGGTGATCCAGACGGTGCGCGAGCGGTTCTCCTGCCGGGCCTGCGAGACGATCACCCAGCCGCCGGCGCCGTTCCACACCACCCCGCGGGGCTGGGCCGGCCCCAACCTGCTGGCCACCCTCCTGTTCGAGAAGTTCGGCCAGCATCAGCCGCTGAACCGGCAGGCCGAGCGTTTCGCGCGGGAGGGCGTGCCGCTCAGCCTGTCCACCCTGGCCGACCAGGTGGGCGCCGCCGCCGCGGTGCTGAAGCCGCTGCACGACCTGATCGCCGCGCATGTGATGGCGGCCGGGCGGCTGCATGGAGACGACACGCCGGTGCCGGTGCTGGCCAAGGGCAAGACCGACACAGGACGGCTGTGGGTGTATGTGCGCGATGACCGGCCATTCGCCGGCCAAACCCCACCGGCAGCGCTGTTCCACTATTCTCGCGACCGCAGGGGCGAGCATCCCGAACGGCATCTGGCCGGCTTCACGGGCTGGCTGCAGGCCGACGCGTTCGCCGGCTACAACCGGCTGTACGAACCCGATCGCCGCCCGGGGCCGATCCACGACGTGCTGTGCTGGGCGCATGCCCGGCGGGGCTTCTTCAAGCTGGCCGACATCGCCGCGAACACCAGGCGCGGCAAGGACGCCCCACCGATCTCACCGCTGGCGCTGGAAGCCGTGAGGCGCATCGACGCCATCTTCGATCTCGAGCGCACCTTGAACGGCAAGCCGGCGGCCGAGCGGCTGGCAGCCCGCCAGGAGCACGGCGTCGCCCTGGTAGCCGCGCTGGAGGGCTGGATGCGGACGGAGCGCGCCCGGCTATCCCGCCATGCCCCCGTGGCCAAGGCAATGGACTACATGCTGACCCGCTGGGACAGCTTCACCCGCTTCCTCGGCGACGGCCGGCTGTGCCTGACCAACAATGCCGCCAAACGCGGCCTGCGCGGGATTGCCCTCGGGAGGAAAGCGTGGCTGTTCTGCGGATCCGATCGCGGCGGACAGCGGGCGGCGATCATGTACGGCCTGATCACCACCGCCAAGCTCAACGATGTCGATCCCCAGGCGTGGCTCGCCGACGTGCTGGCTCGCATCAACGACATGCCCCAAACCCGCCTGCGCGAACTCCTGCCCTGGGAATGGAAGGCAATCCGCGAGCAGACAAAAGCTGCCTGACCGCGGCACTCAGCGGATGCTTACGGTAGGCCTGGGGATCGAGGCCGTTGAGTTTGGCGGATTCCACGATGGTATAAATCGCCGCGGCACGCTCCCCGCCGGCGTCGGAACCGGCGAACATCCAGTTGCGTCTTCCGCTGACGATGGTGCGTTCATTATGCCCCTCTTCTTCAAGTGTCTGGAAACATT from Azospirillum sp. B510 includes:
- the istB gene encoding IS21-like element ISAzs2 family helper ATPase IstB translates to MMKHVNHERLRQLRLYGMAKGLEALERLPDRGQLAFDEQLGTLIEREAAERANTALASRLKRARLRQTACLEDLDLRTPRGLDRGVVRELATGRWVKENRPVLITGPTGIGKTWLACALGNQAAREGHSVLYTRLTRLLDDLATARLDGSLARLLRRIARLDLLILDDWAMTELTAPQRLDLMEVIDDRHDRAATMLATQVPVANWHRLIGDATYADAILDRLVHRAYRIDLHGDSMRRTKADAASETPDT
- the istA gene encoding IS21-like element ISAzs2 family transposase, coding for MPRARSDMRRIREVLRLRDEFGASQRQIADACRLPRSTVRDYLERLRASGLQYADVLGWTDVELEERLFPPPVTSARPVPDWRHISRELGRRGVTLRLLWEEYLEVHPGGYRYTQFVQHFRAWQGAHAEPRLRREHRPGAAIEVDYAGMTLTVGLGAEARQAQVFVACLPYSGYVYAEATWTQQAEEWLASHTRLFEHLGGVPGKLVPDNLKVGVSHASFYDPAINPAYHDLARHYRTAVLPARVRRPRDKPSAENGVQQVERRVLAPLRDTPFATLDAANAALRDKLATLNAAPLSRRPQDTRAGLFAAEEQPTLRPLPPDRFVPGTWARHKVPPDYHLALDGGVYSVPHTLIGKTVDVHSTAGVISVFLRGKRMACHVRRQDGATVTLDAHRPANHRAVARFTPDAIQTELAAIGPAAALLFERILAGADHPEQAVRAGIGLIRLAATHGTSRLEQACQAALEANVGSYRYVQRWLTAPPATTADAAGAGEHTNLRGPSYYH
- the tnpB gene encoding IS66 family insertion sequence element accessory protein TnpB (TnpB, as the term is used for proteins encoded by IS66 family insertion elements, is considered an accessory protein, since TnpC, encoded by a neighboring gene, is a DDE family transposase.), with the protein product MHYVTRFGDLVKIIWYDGQGSCLFMKRLERGRFIWPTPADGAVSISVGQMGYLLEGIDWRNPQKTWRPEAAG
- a CDS encoding IS66-like element accessory protein TnpA, with protein sequence MAVQRIEVITGAGGRRTYSAEEKIRLVGEAHGGRGAVVAVARRHGVCTSLIYRWRRQFKSGELSAAAPSFVPVHVLEGPPSAGLLSPTKTPSAPEPAPSAERRAALVEVVLANGRVLRVAEDIAPATLRRLVGALDSP
- a CDS encoding recombinase family protein, which produces MSDLARGIPILLGLCRGKIMGMPKAGSDPDTTTPTGGRIHRNGWALSPFCPGAFRRSRWVLSAEICKYDLADAARAAGFVDVMIIDEDLGRSGSGLECRPGFQKLVAAVCAGTVGAVSCIEASRLARNGRDWHHLIDLCALAGALVVDPDEVYDPRLLNDRLLLGLKGTMSEYELSLLRQRGIEARDGKARRGELRFTLPPGYCWNEAGRIEIDPDARVAGAIRMLFSKFRELGSARQVFLWARAAELSLPVVRRNLIACKILWQPPAYHTVIQVLQNPIYAGAYVFGRRGNRTRVVEGRARKTSGHKRERTDWNTLLRDNHEGYITWAEFEEHQRMLEENAHMQKRAARKAGRGGRALLTGLVRCGHCGRKMRVFYGMQSGHAHRYQCRGDDAHVGVGLCIGIGGIRVDRAVVAQMLEAVSTRAVEAALLAADQAAAAGAEERAALERELEAARYDASLAARRYDLVEPEKRHVVRELEARWNTALERVAQIERRIAEAEARSSARPRVNRAALLGLAHDLSAAWNAPTADTRTRQRLTRLLVEEVVIDLDDTAHEAVLRIHWVGGRHTELRVPRARTGRRANKAHPGAVEVVRKLSGHWPDHEISVTLNRMKCRSDNGETWTTVKVRLLRERLGLSDFDPTVPRPETLTADKAAKRLGISIPSVHRLIQRGILPATQLVSSAPWHIPVAALDTDAVRTGVNEIKARRPKNLIDYQRDETMPLPGL
- a CDS encoding IS66 family transposase; protein product: MTAAPLPSTSADDVANLRAALAQAEARADAAEAEAARAKAMASNTEALIASLKLEIEKLRRELYGTRSERKARLLDQLEFQLEELEATASEDELAAEQAAAKTTAVAAFTRKRPSRQPFPDHLPRERVVVPAPASCPCCGSDKLCKLGETITETLEVIPRHWKVIQTVRERFSCRACETITQPPAPFHTTPRGWAGPNLLATLLFEKFGQHQPLNRQAERFAREGVPLSLSTLADQVGAAAAVLKPLHDLIAAHVMAAGRLHGDDTPVPVLAKGKTDTGRLWVYVRDDRPFAGQTPPAALFHYSRDRRGEHPERHLAGFTGWLQADAFAGYNRLYEPDRRPGPIHDVLCWAHARRGFFKLADIAANTRRGKDAPPISPLALEAVRRIDAIFDLERTLNGKPAAERLAARQEHGVALVAALEGWMRTERARLSRHAPVAKAMDYMLTRWDSFTRFLGDGRLCLTNNAAKRGLRGIALGRKAWLFCGSDRGGQRAAIMYGLITTAKLNDVDPQAWLADVLARINDMPQTRLRELLPWEWKAIREQTKAA